A single window of Salvia splendens isolate huo1 chromosome 6, SspV2, whole genome shotgun sequence DNA harbors:
- the LOC121806823 gene encoding ras-related protein RABA1f-like, with translation MGAYRAEDDYDYLFKVVLIGDSGVGKSNLLSRFTRNEFSLESKSTIGVEFATRSIRVDEKVIKAQIWDTAGQERYRAITSAYYRGAVGALLVYDVTRHVTFENVERWLKELRDHTDSNIVIMLVGNKADLRHLRAVSTEDATAFAEKEKTFFMETSALESLNVESAFTEVLTQIHGVVSRKALESGDDPAPISKGQTINVGSKDDVSAVKKGGCCSG, from the exons ATGGGCGCCTACAGAGCAGAAGACGACTACGATTACTTGTTCAAGGTGGTGCTCATCGGCGATTCTGGCGTCGGCAAATCCAACCTGCTCTCCAGATTCACTCGCAACGAGTTCAGCTTGGAGTCCAAGTCCACCATCGGAGTCGAGTTCGCCACTCGGAGCATCCGCGTCGACGAGAAGGTCATCAAGGCTCAGATTTGGGACACCGCTGGCCAGGAACG ATATCGTGCAATCACAAGTGCTTACTACCGTGGAGCTGTTGGTGCCTTGTTGGTCTATGATGTAACACGCCATGTTACATTTGAAAATGTAGAGAGATGGTTGAAGGAGCTGAGGGATCACACAGACTCAAATATCGTGATAATGCTGGTGGGGAACAAGGCCGACTTGCGACACCTGCGCGCTGTTTCCACAGAGGACGCCACAGCTTTTGCTGAAAAGGAGAAGACATTCTTCATGGAAACTTCTGCCCTGGAATCACTGAACGTGGAAAGCGCCTTCACAGAAGTGCTCACACAGATCCACGGTGTAGTCAGCAGGAAAGCTCTAGAAAGTGGCGATGATCCAGCCCCTATATCCAAAGGGCAGACCATTAATGTTGGATCAAAGGATGACGTTTCAGCAGTAAAGAAAGGTGGTTGCTGCTCTGGCTGA